ACCACCGTTGTGACTTCTTTTTATGAAGATATACAACACCGTTTGTGGATAGGTACCGCCGGCAGCGGTGTTGTACTATATGACCCTGCAAAACCCAATCATGCTTTGCAGGCCGGCCCCCTCTTCGGTTCCATGGCCGTAAATGATGTAAAAGGTGACCGCGCCGGCCACATCTGGGTAGCCACCTGGGCAGAAGGGCTGAAAGAATATGATCCGGCTACCGGTCAAACACACAGCTACCTGCACGATCCCCTCAATGCCAATTCCCTCATCAATAACGATGTAAAAACCATCCTGCCGGACGACAGCGTTCTATGGATCGGCACGCACGGCGAAGGACTCGTAGCCTACCAACTGAACAACCGGCAGTTTATCCATTATAAAAATAATACGGTCTATCCTTTTAATATGCAGGAACCTGCCTGGGTAAACCATCTTTTTAAAGACAGCCGGAAAAGAATATGGATCAGCACTTACAGCGGACTATTTATCTATAATGGTAAAACCCTGCAACACTATGAACATAGCGACAACCCCGCCAGTATTAACGGCAATTCCGTGAATATGGTGGCGGAAGATCAGCAGGGCCGCATATGGGTAGTCACCGAACAGGGGCTGGACAGGTTTGACGAAACTTCACAGTCGTTCACCCACCTGAACAAACAACTCCCCCTGCCAGAGTCCATGAAATCAATCATCTGCGATGCAGAAAATAAATTATGGATCAGCACCAACGAAGGACTGATATCACTGGACCCTGCCACCCTGCAAACACACCGCTATGATAAAAACGATGGACTCTACGAAAAAACATTCTTCCAGAAGGCAGCTTTAAAAGGTGATGACGGTACCTTGTACTTTGGCGGCCCCAAAGGATTCAGCGGGTTTAACCCCGCACGCATTACTCCTGTCAACACGCCGGTATATTTCTACTTCACCGACCTGTATATCTTTGGGGAACTGCAACAACCGGGTGCGCCGAAGTCGCCGCTACAAAAAATACTGGGACTCACCGATACACTAACACTCACGCAGAAACAGTCCTACTTTTCTATCGGGTTTGCGGCTATTAACCTCTACGCCCCTCCGAAAATAAAATACAGCTACCGGCTGGAAGGTTATTATGATGAGTGGATAGATGTGATCGATGAGCGCAAAATATCTTTCGCACACCTGCAACCCGGCACCTACCGGCTACAGGTACGCTATACCGATACCTACGGCGCCTGGCAACCTCCAGGCAGGGCCCTTACCATCATTATCCAGCCATACTGGTGGCAAACCTGGTGGTTTAAAACCGGGCTGGCCATGATCATCATCCTGGGCATAACCACCATCTTCTATCAACGGATTGCTACCGTAAAAAAACGCAACCAGCAACTGAAAGAAGAAGTGCGGCGACAAACCGCCCGGTTGCAGGAAACCAATAATTCCCTCGTGGAGCAGAATGATGAGATCACCATGCAAAAAGAAAAACTGGAAGTCTCCTATTCTGAAATAGTGCGGCAAACAGATAAAATTCTTGTCCAACAACAACAGATCTCCAACCAGAACCAGGAACTGGAAAAAGCCGTGGAAGAACTGGAAAAAGTAAATAAATCAAAAGATTATTTTTTCTCTGTACTGGCGCATGACCTGAAAAACCCGGTGGTGGCCTTAAAAGAGCTCTCCGGGTTTATGGAAGCGCAGCTGGGCAAAACAGATACCCGCACCCTGCAACAGTACGTAGCCAATATGCACGCGTCCTCATCGGCCGTGTTTGACCTGCTGGTAAACCTGTTAAGCTGGTCCATGTCGCAATCCCAACGCATGGACTACGCCCCCGTTGACGCCAACGTGGCGGCGATTGTTCAGAATAACCTGAAGCTGTTATCCCCGCAGATCACGAATAAAAATATTGCGGTTACCCAGCAGCTGGATGAACAGCACTGGATCTATGCTGACCAGCAGATGGTGGATGTAGTGATCCGCAACATCCTTTCCAATAGCGTAAAATTTACCGGCTACAATGGCGCAATCACGATCACGTCAACGACTACACCGGAAAATATTATGCTTCGTATATCCGATACCGGTATCGGTATGACACAGGAACAGCTGGATGAATTATTTCACATTAATAAATCATCCGTACAAACCGGTACTGCCGGTGAGAAAGGAACAGGACTGGGTTTACTGATCGTAAAGGATTTCCTGGAAGTAAATCATGCATCCATTACCGTTAGTAGTGAACCCGGAAAGGGTTCCATCTTCACCCTCACGTTTCCTATTTCCAATAACCCGCCCGTTGCTTTACCGGTAGCCGAAGAAAGTGGTAGCAATGCGCTTACAGCAGAGTTCTGGCAGGCGTTGCCTACCGAAACCTACCTGAAAATTAAAGGTAAAAAAATACTGATTGTAGAAGACAGTAAGGAAATGCGCGACTATCTGCGCCTGTTATTATCTGATGTATTTGAAATATTTGAAGCAGAAAACGGGGAGCAAGGGCTTTCACTGGCATTGGAAGAATTACCTGCGATCATCGTCACCGATCTGCTCATGCCCGGCATGAACGGATTACAGTTCTGTAAATCCATAAAATCACAAACCGTTACCAGTCATATCCCGGTCATTATCCTCACCAGCCAATGGGAAACAGGTATGCAGGCAAGCGGCTACGAAGCGGGCGCAGAAGCCTATCTCACCAAACCCATTAAAAAAGAAGTGCTCCTGCAAGTACTACTCAATTTCCTGCAAAAACAGGACACCATTTACCAACGCGTGAGGGATCAGATCTTCAATGATACACCGCTGCCGGCAGACAGCCACATGATCAGTGATATGGATCAGCAGTTCCTGCATGACCTCATTCATTTTATAGAAGCCAATATGTCCAATGCAGAACTGGATGCAAAGCTGATCAGCAAAGCATTGTGCGTGAGCCGCACCGTGTTGTACAATAAAGTAAAATCACTCGCCGGTCAAACCGTTCATGAATTCATCAAAGCTATTCGTCTGCGCAAAGGCGTGCAACTGCTGCTGGAAGGTAATCTTACGATTAACCAGGTAGCTTTTGAAGTAGGATTTAACAGCCACTCCTATTTCGATAAATGCTTTATCAAACAATATGGCGTAGGCCCCAAAGAATTTATTGCACGAAAAAAAGCAGTACGGTAATCACTTCCGGATAACATTAACATTCATCAAAAAAGCATCGAAAGCCCCTTCGATGCTTTTCTACATTTGTCTTATTCAACAATCAACGACAAATGAAACTTACCGCAAGGTTATTGCTGCTTTGTTCCCTGCTGGCTGTTTACAGCCATTCATGGGCTGACCCGGTTATTCACTCCGTTAAAAAGCTAAACAATACCATTACACAATTTGAAAGATCAGCCTGGGAGATTACCCTTACAGCCGCTTACACGAATCCCTACAATCAAAAACAGGTAAGCCTGGATATGCTGCTGGTATCCCCCACCGGAAAACCACTGCTCCTGCCCTGTTACTTCGATAACGGCACCTGGAAAGCCCGCTTCACTCCGCAGGAAGCCGGTATCTATCAATATACTTTTCGTTTAACCGACAGCAGTGCAGTGACCACTACAGTAAATACCCGATTCACCGTGCAACCCGGTACCGGCAAAGGTTTCCTGCATAAAAATGATCTGTGGACTTTTCGTTTTGATAATGGTGAATTATTCCGCGGCATCGGTGAAAATGTAGCGTGGGAGTCCCGCAGCTTTGAAGATGATAAATGGACTTACGACTACCTGCTGCCATCACTGGCCCGCAACGGTGCCAATTTCTTCCGCACCTGGATGTGCTACTGGAACCTGCCGCTGGAATGGAAAAAGCCACATGGTACCAAACGTTATCAATCTTCCGACGCCTACTTCAATCCCGGCGCTATCAAAAGAATGGATGAACTGGTGGATATGTGCGATTCCCTCGGATTATATTTTATGCTTTCCATCGACTGGCACGGTCATCTCATGCAGGGCGGTGGCTGGAACAACAGCAACTACAACCAGAAAAATGGCGGCCCCGCAAAAGATCCGGCAGACTTCTTCACCATGCAGGCCGCACAGGAGCAGTATAAAAACAAGCTTCGCTACATCGTAGCCAGGTGGGGTTACAGTCCCAGCATTGCAGTGTGGGAATTTTTTAATGAAGTAGATAATGCCGCCTTCACACCACAGGACAGCATCATCATTCCACTGGGCACCATTGCGCAATGGCATCTTGAAATGAGCCGCTACCTGAAAGATATTGATCCCTATCAGCACCTGGTCAGCACCAGCGTTTCACACCGGGATATCATCGGTTTAAACAGCATTCCATACATCGATTTCAATCAGAAACATATCTATAAACACACGGAAAAAATACCGGGCATCTACCCCGATTATATACAGACCTATAACAAACCATACGTAGTTGGCGAGTTCGGTTTCCGTTGGGAAGACCAGGACGTGAAATACGCCAAAGAAGCAAACTACGACTATAAAAGAGGTTTGTGGTACGGGATGTTCAGCCCTACACCCATACTACCTATGTCGTGGTGGTGGGAGATGTTTGACAATGAAAAAATGACGCCCTACTTCAGAAGTGTAAGAATGATCAGCGACCGCATGCTGCGCGATGGGCAGGGCAATTTCGAAAAAATAACCGTGAGCGCCGGTACACTCGAAGCTTATGCGCTGAAATGCGGTGACAGTTATTATGTGTACCTGCTCAATCATAACGACAGTACACAAACAAGCAGTATCCGCTTGTCGCTACCCGCCAACTACCGGTTGCAGCAGTTTTCCCCGGCAACCCATTCCATGGAAAACAAAACTTTTGCTGTTGCTGATAATGATATCAGGATACCGGGATTTGCATTGGCAGGAAAACAGGAAACCATTTTAATTTTTTCAAAAGATAAATAAGTCAATATGTCCTTTACTGAAAGACTGACAGCATTACAACAGGCACATGAACGATTGCTTAACCGTCCTAACCGGAAAGAAGAAACCGGCAACGGTATTTTCTCTCGCTATGAATACCCGGTACTCACCGCAGAGCATACACCCCTGTGCTGGCGCTACGACCTGGACCCCGCCACCAATCCGTTCCTGATGGTACGTTTTGGTATCAATGCCGTTTTCAATGCCGGTGCTGTGAAGTTCAATGATAAATATGTACTGGTAGCCAGGGTGGAAGGCTGGGACAGGAAATCATTTTTTGCCATCGCAGAAAGTGACAACGGTACCAGTGGGTTTGCTTTCCGTCCGTTCCCGCTGCATATCGGCGAAACCACCCAGCCGGATACCAATGTGTATGATATGCGGATCACCGCGCATGAAGACGGATGGCTATACGGACTTTTCTGTACCGAACGCCGGGACCCCGCTGCCACAGCGGGTGACCAGACTGCTGCCATTGCGCAATGTGGTATTGTGCGTACCCGCAACCTGGAGCAGTGGGAACGTCTTCCCGACCTGAAAACTACGGCCGCGCAACAACGAAATGTAGTATTGCATCCCGAATATGTACAA
The Chitinophaga sp. MM2321 DNA segment above includes these coding regions:
- a CDS encoding two-component regulator propeller domain-containing protein, which produces MLFKTLRTIVLVLMVSAASAQTTNYNFYNHSTDNGLLTNDYQKIIHDSYGFIWLASFDGLFRWDGYSIKKYGHQEKDSLSLNNNIVYSIFEDSHRRLWVGTIDGLNLYDRSRDVFERMPINGQKNKTPINAIIEDAQQQLWLGTSNGLCRYDAAKRKGDWFLAQGDENVIFCMAAGPDNNIWAGTFNKGVLKFNTRTHSFRSFRNSPDNPNALPSNKIQSILLDKAQRVWIGTEDKGVGVLDSLGNLLGAFDNLSHSPRFTHSNIRCIYQDADENIWIGVGREDLCLVNKGTFTPMPVSSQAQNNGHDRVNSITSITEDQFGNIWFASAGYGIFTTNSKKNVFSNYLTSNNDIPGLRTTVVTSFYEDIQHRLWIGTAGSGVVLYDPAKPNHALQAGPLFGSMAVNDVKGDRAGHIWVATWAEGLKEYDPATGQTHSYLHDPLNANSLINNDVKTILPDDSVLWIGTHGEGLVAYQLNNRQFIHYKNNTVYPFNMQEPAWVNHLFKDSRKRIWISTYSGLFIYNGKTLQHYEHSDNPASINGNSVNMVAEDQQGRIWVVTEQGLDRFDETSQSFTHLNKQLPLPESMKSIICDAENKLWISTNEGLISLDPATLQTHRYDKNDGLYEKTFFQKAALKGDDGTLYFGGPKGFSGFNPARITPVNTPVYFYFTDLYIFGELQQPGAPKSPLQKILGLTDTLTLTQKQSYFSIGFAAINLYAPPKIKYSYRLEGYYDEWIDVIDERKISFAHLQPGTYRLQVRYTDTYGAWQPPGRALTIIIQPYWWQTWWFKTGLAMIIILGITTIFYQRIATVKKRNQQLKEEVRRQTARLQETNNSLVEQNDEITMQKEKLEVSYSEIVRQTDKILVQQQQISNQNQELEKAVEELEKVNKSKDYFFSVLAHDLKNPVVALKELSGFMEAQLGKTDTRTLQQYVANMHASSSAVFDLLVNLLSWSMSQSQRMDYAPVDANVAAIVQNNLKLLSPQITNKNIAVTQQLDEQHWIYADQQMVDVVIRNILSNSVKFTGYNGAITITSTTTPENIMLRISDTGIGMTQEQLDELFHINKSSVQTGTAGEKGTGLGLLIVKDFLEVNHASITVSSEPGKGSIFTLTFPISNNPPVALPVAEESGSNALTAEFWQALPTETYLKIKGKKILIVEDSKEMRDYLRLLLSDVFEIFEAENGEQGLSLALEELPAIIVTDLLMPGMNGLQFCKSIKSQTVTSHIPVIILTSQWETGMQASGYEAGAEAYLTKPIKKEVLLQVLLNFLQKQDTIYQRVRDQIFNDTPLPADSHMISDMDQQFLHDLIHFIEANMSNAELDAKLISKALCVSRTVLYNKVKSLAGQTVHEFIKAIRLRKGVQLLLEGNLTINQVAFEVGFNSHSYFDKCFIKQYGVGPKEFIARKKAVR
- a CDS encoding DUF5060 domain-containing protein, giving the protein MKLTARLLLLCSLLAVYSHSWADPVIHSVKKLNNTITQFERSAWEITLTAAYTNPYNQKQVSLDMLLVSPTGKPLLLPCYFDNGTWKARFTPQEAGIYQYTFRLTDSSAVTTTVNTRFTVQPGTGKGFLHKNDLWTFRFDNGELFRGIGENVAWESRSFEDDKWTYDYLLPSLARNGANFFRTWMCYWNLPLEWKKPHGTKRYQSSDAYFNPGAIKRMDELVDMCDSLGLYFMLSIDWHGHLMQGGGWNNSNYNQKNGGPAKDPADFFTMQAAQEQYKNKLRYIVARWGYSPSIAVWEFFNEVDNAAFTPQDSIIIPLGTIAQWHLEMSRYLKDIDPYQHLVSTSVSHRDIIGLNSIPYIDFNQKHIYKHTEKIPGIYPDYIQTYNKPYVVGEFGFRWEDQDVKYAKEANYDYKRGLWYGMFSPTPILPMSWWWEMFDNEKMTPYFRSVRMISDRMLRDGQGNFEKITVSAGTLEAYALKCGDSYYVYLLNHNDSTQTSSIRLSLPANYRLQQFSPATHSMENKTFAVADNDIRIPGFALAGKQETILIFSKDK
- a CDS encoding glycosidase, translating into MSFTERLTALQQAHERLLNRPNRKEETGNGIFSRYEYPVLTAEHTPLCWRYDLDPATNPFLMVRFGINAVFNAGAVKFNDKYVLVARVEGWDRKSFFAIAESDNGTSGFAFRPFPLHIGETTQPDTNVYDMRITAHEDGWLYGLFCTERRDPAATAGDQTAAIAQCGIVRTRNLEQWERLPDLKTTAAQQRNVVLHPEYVQGKYMLYTRPQDSFIEAGKGGGIGVGFCSSMENAVIDQEQVIDNKVYHTIAEAKNGQGPAPIKTPQGWLHLAHGVRNTAAGLRYTLYLFMTDLQDPAKVIYKPAGYFMAPEGSERVGDVSNVVFANGWIADDNGQVFIYYASSDTRVHVATSSIDQLVDYCIHTAADGYRSAASVETLSKLIQKNQAFSLSETVK